The genome window aagggtaaagtgaatagtatcatgattgattttttagtgtaaaaatgtggtttttcgttaaagtaaacagtaccgggaacttttcgttaaaattccctaaaatTTTTAGTCCAGTAAAATATGCAGATGCAGTTAAAACAAGATCTTCTACACTCTGTCAGAGTGTGTTTTTGCTTATTTTTGCGCCATAGATTCTGCCTTTCGACAAGCTGAGCGTTTTGGTTCCGAAAACTTGATAGTTTACATCTTGGTTTCTTGGCTTTTTTCGTACAGTGCTTGCAATTACACATCTATATCAGTGTCTAAACTTATATTGTTCCTTTCTCTGTAGGTACCtgtagttttttattttgttccgTTACCATGATGAACAATCTTAAGCTCGGGGTAGATGTAGTTGGCGCGCACAATCTTTTGCCTAAAGATGGGCAAGGTTCATCCAATGCTTTTGTGGAGCTTTACTTTGATGGTCAAAGGTTCCGCACCACTATCAAAGAAAAGGATCTAAACCCCGTTTGGAACGAGAGCTTCTATTTCAACATTTCTGATCCTTCAAACCTGCATTATCTTACACTAGAGGCCTATGTCTACAATAATGTCAAAGCTAGCTACTCCAGGTCCTTCCTTGGAAAGATTAGTCTCACCGGAAACTCATTTGTCCCCTATTCAGATGCTGTTGTCTTGCATTACCCTTTGGAAAAGCGCGGCATCTTTTCCCGTGTAAGAGGAGAGCTTGGCCTCAAGGTGTATGTTACTGATGACATGTCAATCAGGTCTTCTACTCCAGTCCCTAATGCCGAATCCCTCGCAAATGCGGATCCAAGTGCAGCTCATGGACACACCGAAGGAGTTCCAAATCCTGTCATGAACGCTTTGCGAAATGAGAGAGCTGGGACCAGACACAGCTTTCATCATCTTCCTCATCCAAGTCATGACGAACAACATCAGCATCGTGCTTCTTCTACACCGGATGAGCATTATGTGCCCAAGTACGAAGCTGATCAAATGAAACAGGAACAACCGCAGCCTGCAAAGCTGGTTCGCATGCACTCTGCTGCATCATCACAACCGGTTGATTTTGCACTAAAAGAGACTAGCCCTTACCTTGGAGGTGGAAGAGTTGTCGGTGGCCGTGTTATTCACGGAGACAAGACTGCAAGCACCTATGATCTCGTGGAACGCATGTATTTTTTATACATAAGGGTTGTTAAGGCTCGTGAGCTTCCTGCCATGGATGTCACAGGGAGTCTTGATCCGTATGTTGAAGTCAGAATTGGAAATTACAGAGGGATTACAAAGCACTTTGAGAAGCAGCAAAATCCTACATGGAATCAGGTTTTTGCCTTCTCAAAGGATCGAATGCAAGCATCTGTATTAGAAGTTGTGATTAAGGACAAGGATCTAATTAAAGATGATTTTGTGGGGCTTGTAAGATTCGACATCAATGAGGTGCCGATGAGAGTCCCACCAGATAGTCCTCTGGCTCCAGAATGGTACCGGCTTGAGGACAAGAAGGGAGAAAAGATTAAGAGTGAACTGATGCTCGCAGTCTGGATTGGAACGCAAGCAGATGAGGCCTTTTCTGATGCATGGCATTCTGATGCAGCTACTCCTGTTGATAGCACACCAGCTGCCTCCACACTAATACGTTCAAAGGTCTATCATGCACCGAGGTTGTGGTATGTGCGTGTCAATGTTATCGAGGCACAAGACCTTTTTGCAGCAGAGAAGAATCGCTTTCCGGAATCATATGTCAAGGTACAGCTTGGAAACCAGGTTTTGAAAACGAAGACACTTCAGGCTCGGAATCTAAACCCACTTTGGAATGAAGATCTTTTGTTTGTTGCTTCTGAACCCTTTGAAGATCATCTTATTATTTCAGTTGAGGATCGTGTGGGCCCTGGAAGAGATGAAATCATTGGGAGGGTCATATTACCGCTGAATGCTGTAGATAGGCGCGCTGATGATCGTATGATCCATTCCCGATGGTTTAATCTGGAAAAGCCAGTTGCTGTTGACATAGATCAGTTGAAAAGGGACAAGTTCTCAAGCCGCCTTCATCTTCGAGTTTGTCTTGATGGAGGTTATCATGTTCTTGATGAATCAACTCATTACAGTAGTGATTTACGCCCTACTGCAAAGCAGCTCTGGAGGCCATCAATTGGGGTGCTAGAGCTCGGAATCTTGAATGCATCAGGGCTTCACCCAATGAAAACACGCAACGAAAAGGGCACATCAGATACATACTGTGTGGCAAAGTATGGTCATAAATGGGTCCGGACAAGAACCCTTGTTGATAACCTGAGTCCAAAATACAATGAGCAGTACACTTGGGAAGTATTTGACCCTGCTACAGTTCTTACTGTAGGTGTATTCGACAACAGTCAGCTCGGGGATAAGGATTCCCATGGTAACAAGGACCTGAAGATTGGGAAGGTTCGTGTTCGTATCTCAACACTTGAAGCAGGACGTATATACACACACTCTTATCCCCTGCTGGTTCTTCACCCAACTGGTGTTAAGAAGATGGGGGAGCTGCATTTGGCAATTCGGTTTTCATGCACTTCTTTTGTAAACATGATGTTCGTATACTCAAAACCACTGCTGCCAAAGATGCATTATGTGAGGCCCTTCAACATTATGCAGCTTGACATGTTACGTCACCAAGCTGTCAACATAGTTGCAGCAAGGCTAGGCCGAGCGGAGCCACCACTTAGGAAGGAAGTGGTGGAATACATGTCTGATGTGGACTCGCATCTTTGGAGTATGAGGCGGAGCAAAGCGAATTTCTTTAGGCTAATGACGGTTTTCTCAGGAGTATTTGCTGTAGGCAAATGGTTTACTGATATATGCATGTGGAAGAATCCTATCACAACAGTGCTTGTTCATGTTCTCTTCCTTATGCTTGTTTGCTTCCCAGAATTAATTCTGCCCACAGTGTTTCTTTACATGTTTCTGATAGGGATATGGAACTTCCGCTACAGGCCCAGATATCCTCCCCACATGAACACAAAGATCTCACAAGCCGAGTTAGTGCACCCCGATGAGCTAGATGAGGAGTTCGACACATTCCCAACAAGCAAGAACCCAGAGCTGGTGAGAATGAGGTATGATCGCCTAAGGAGCGTAGCTGGTAGAATTCAGACTGTTGTTGGTGATGTAGCTACCCAAGGGGAGCGGTTTCAGGCACTGTTAAGCTGGCGCGATCCACACGCTTCAGCACTTTTTGTCACATTCTGCCTCATAG of Malus sylvestris chromosome 6, drMalSylv7.2, whole genome shotgun sequence contains these proteins:
- the LOC126627339 gene encoding FT-interacting protein 3-like — its product is MMNNLKLGVDVVGAHNLLPKDGQGSSNAFVELYFDGQRFRTTIKEKDLNPVWNESFYFNISDPSNLHYLTLEAYVYNNVKASYSRSFLGKISLTGNSFVPYSDAVVLHYPLEKRGIFSRVRGELGLKVYVTDDMSIRSSTPVPNAESLANADPSAAHGHTEGVPNPVMNALRNERAGTRHSFHHLPHPSHDEQHQHRASSTPDEHYVPKYEADQMKQEQPQPAKLVRMHSAASSQPVDFALKETSPYLGGGRVVGGRVIHGDKTASTYDLVERMYFLYIRVVKARELPAMDVTGSLDPYVEVRIGNYRGITKHFEKQQNPTWNQVFAFSKDRMQASVLEVVIKDKDLIKDDFVGLVRFDINEVPMRVPPDSPLAPEWYRLEDKKGEKIKSELMLAVWIGTQADEAFSDAWHSDAATPVDSTPAASTLIRSKVYHAPRLWYVRVNVIEAQDLFAAEKNRFPESYVKVQLGNQVLKTKTLQARNLNPLWNEDLLFVASEPFEDHLIISVEDRVGPGRDEIIGRVILPLNAVDRRADDRMIHSRWFNLEKPVAVDIDQLKRDKFSSRLHLRVCLDGGYHVLDESTHYSSDLRPTAKQLWRPSIGVLELGILNASGLHPMKTRNEKGTSDTYCVAKYGHKWVRTRTLVDNLSPKYNEQYTWEVFDPATVLTVGVFDNSQLGDKDSHGNKDLKIGKVRVRISTLEAGRIYTHSYPLLVLHPTGVKKMGELHLAIRFSCTSFVNMMFVYSKPLLPKMHYVRPFNIMQLDMLRHQAVNIVAARLGRAEPPLRKEVVEYMSDVDSHLWSMRRSKANFFRLMTVFSGVFAVGKWFTDICMWKNPITTVLVHVLFLMLVCFPELILPTVFLYMFLIGIWNFRYRPRYPPHMNTKISQAELVHPDELDEEFDTFPTSKNPELVRMRYDRLRSVAGRIQTVVGDVATQGERFQALLSWRDPHASALFVTFCLIAALVMYVTPFQVVAALAGFFMMRHPRFRNRLPSAPINFFRRLPSRTDSML